The Salmonella enterica subsp. houtenae serovar Houten genome has a segment encoding these proteins:
- the avtA gene encoding valine--pyruvate transaminase, with protein sequence MIFSLFGDKFTRHSGITRLMEDLNDGLRTPGAIMLGGGNPAHIPAMQDYFQTLLAEMVESGKAADALCNYDGPQGKTALLTALAALLREALGWDIEPQNIALTNGSQSAFFYLFNLFAGRHADGSTKKVLFPLAPEYIGYADSGLEDDLFVSARPNIELLPEGQFKYHVDFEHLHIGEETGMICVSRPTNPTGNVITDEELMKLDRLANQHNIPLVIDNAYGVPFPGIIFSEARPLWNPNIILCMSLSKLGLPGSRCGIIIANEKTITAIANMNGIISLAPGGMGPAMMCEMIKRNDLLRLSETVIKPFYYQRVQQTIAIIRRYLTEERCLIHKPEGAIFLWLWFKDLPITTELLYQRLKARGVLMVPGHYFFPGLDKPWPHTHQCMRMNYVPEPDKIEAGVKILAEEIERAWREG encoded by the coding sequence ATGATATTTTCACTTTTCGGCGATAAATTTACCCGCCATTCAGGCATTACCCGCCTGATGGAGGATCTCAACGACGGTTTACGCACGCCAGGCGCCATTATGCTTGGCGGCGGTAACCCGGCGCACATCCCTGCCATGCAGGATTATTTCCAGACGCTACTGGCAGAGATGGTAGAAAGCGGCAAAGCCGCTGATGCGCTTTGTAATTATGACGGTCCCCAGGGAAAAACAGCGCTACTGACTGCACTGGCCGCACTGCTACGTGAAGCGCTGGGATGGGATATCGAACCACAGAATATTGCGCTGACAAATGGCAGTCAGAGCGCGTTTTTCTACTTGTTTAATCTCTTCGCCGGACGTCACGCCGACGGCAGTACGAAAAAGGTACTCTTCCCGCTCGCGCCGGAATACATCGGCTATGCGGATTCCGGTCTGGAAGACGATCTCTTCGTTTCGGCGCGCCCGAATATTGAACTGCTGCCGGAAGGCCAGTTTAAGTATCACGTCGATTTTGAGCATCTGCACATCGGCGAAGAGACAGGAATGATTTGCGTCTCGCGCCCGACCAACCCGACCGGTAACGTTATCACCGATGAAGAGCTGATGAAGCTGGACAGACTGGCGAATCAGCACAACATCCCACTGGTGATTGATAACGCTTACGGCGTGCCGTTTCCGGGCATTATCTTTAGCGAGGCGCGCCCGCTGTGGAACCCAAATATTATCTTATGCATGAGCCTCTCGAAGCTGGGGCTGCCCGGCTCCCGCTGCGGGATTATCATCGCCAATGAGAAGACGATTACCGCCATTGCCAACATGAACGGCATTATCAGCCTTGCGCCCGGCGGCATGGGTCCGGCGATGATGTGCGAAATGATTAAGCGTAACGATCTGCTGCGGCTGTCGGAAACGGTTATCAAACCTTTCTACTATCAGCGCGTTCAACAGACGATCGCGATCATTCGTCGCTATTTAACCGAAGAACGCTGCCTGATTCATAAACCGGAAGGCGCAATATTTTTGTGGCTATGGTTTAAGGATCTGCCGATTACCACCGAGTTACTCTATCAGCGCTTGAAAGCGCGCGGCGTGCTAATGGTGCCGGGCCACTATTTCTTTCCCGGGCTGGACAAACCCTGGCCCCACACACACCAGTGTATGCGGATGAACTACGTGCCTGAACCGGACAAAATCGAGGCGGGCGTAAAAATTCTGGCAGAAGAGATAGAACGTGCCTGGCGTGAAGGCTGA
- the lyx gene encoding L-xylulose/3-keto-L-gulonate kinase translates to MSRKETFWLGIDCGGTYLKAGLYDAEGHERGIHRQSLQTLSPLPGYAERDMHQLWQQCAATIAGLLKQTGVSGGQIKGIGISAQGKGLFLLDKQNRPLGNAILSSDRRALNIVERWQQDGIPQKLYPVTRQTLWTGHPATLLRWVKEHEPQRYAHIGCVMMAHDYLRWRLTGVKGCEESNISESNLYNMTTGRYDSRLTQWLGISEIDPALPPVVGSAETGGKISKEAAAITGLAAGTPVVGGLFDVVSTALCAGIDDEFTLNAVMGTWAVTSGIARGLRDHEAHPYVYGRYVNDGQYIVHEASPTSSGNLEWFTVQWGDLSFDEINQAVASLPKGGSDLFFLPFLYGSNAGLEMTSGFYGMQALHTRAHLLQALYEGVVFSHMTHLNRMRERFTEARTLRVTGGPAHSDVWMQMLADVSGLRIELPQVEETGCFGAALAARVGTGVYRSFSEAQLALKHPVRTLLPDMTAHARYQRKYNHYQHLIEALQGYHARIKEHA, encoded by the coding sequence ATGAGCAGGAAAGAGACCTTCTGGCTGGGTATTGATTGCGGCGGTACGTATCTGAAAGCGGGTTTATATGACGCCGAAGGTCATGAGCGCGGCATTCATCGGCAATCGCTACAAACGTTATCGCCACTTCCCGGCTATGCCGAACGCGATATGCATCAGCTCTGGCAACAGTGCGCCGCTACCATTGCCGGACTGTTGAAACAGACGGGCGTATCCGGCGGGCAAATTAAAGGTATTGGCATCTCTGCCCAGGGTAAGGGGCTGTTTCTTCTTGATAAACAGAACAGGCCGCTGGGCAATGCGATACTCTCCTCCGACCGCCGGGCGCTGAACATCGTTGAACGCTGGCAGCAGGACGGCATCCCACAAAAACTCTATCCCGTAACCCGCCAGACATTGTGGACCGGGCATCCGGCCACGCTGTTGCGCTGGGTAAAAGAGCATGAACCTCAACGCTATGCGCACATCGGCTGCGTGATGATGGCCCATGACTATCTGCGCTGGCGTTTAACCGGCGTGAAGGGCTGCGAAGAGAGCAACATTTCCGAATCCAATCTCTACAACATGACGACAGGCCGGTACGACTCGCGTCTGACCCAATGGTTGGGTATCAGTGAGATTGACCCTGCCCTGCCCCCCGTGGTGGGGTCCGCCGAAACCGGCGGAAAGATCAGCAAGGAAGCTGCCGCTATTACCGGCCTGGCCGCGGGGACGCCTGTGGTCGGCGGTCTGTTTGATGTGGTATCCACCGCGCTGTGCGCCGGTATTGACGATGAATTTACCCTCAACGCCGTCATGGGCACCTGGGCGGTCACCAGCGGGATCGCTCGCGGTCTGCGCGATCATGAGGCCCATCCCTACGTCTACGGTCGCTATGTGAATGACGGGCAATACATCGTTCACGAAGCCAGCCCAACGTCTTCCGGCAATCTCGAATGGTTTACCGTCCAGTGGGGCGACCTCTCTTTTGATGAGATCAACCAAGCCGTCGCCAGCCTGCCCAAAGGCGGTAGCGACCTCTTTTTTCTGCCCTTTCTCTACGGCAGTAATGCCGGGCTGGAAATGACCAGCGGTTTTTACGGTATGCAGGCGCTGCATACCCGCGCTCATTTGTTACAGGCGCTGTATGAAGGCGTGGTTTTCAGCCATATGACCCATCTCAACCGTATGCGTGAACGCTTTACCGAAGCCCGCACTCTGCGCGTCACCGGCGGCCCGGCGCACTCCGACGTCTGGATGCAGATGCTGGCGGACGTCAGCGGTCTGCGTATTGAACTACCGCAGGTGGAAGAGACCGGCTGCTTTGGCGCGGCGCTTGCCGCCCGCGTCGGCACCGGCGTATATCGCAGCTTTAGCGAAGCCCAACTCGCCCTGAAGCACCCGGTACGCACGTTACTGCCCGACATGACCGCCCACGCGCGTTACCAGCGTAAATACAACCATTACCAACATTTGATTGAAGCACTACAGGGCTATCACGCCCGTATTAAGGAGCACGCATGA
- the hydN_1 gene encoding electron transporter, with protein MNRFIMADASACIGCRTCEVACVVSHQEQQNSAAVTTADFVPRIRVIKEDSFTTATVCHQCEDAPCANVCPVQAIRRDRGHIFVTPSRCIGCKSCMLACPFGAMTVVASASGAQAIKCDLCWHREAGPACVEACPTQALQCVDATHVQRQRLYSQPF; from the coding sequence ATGAACCGGTTTATTATGGCGGATGCGTCGGCGTGTATCGGGTGTCGTACCTGCGAGGTCGCCTGCGTGGTGTCGCATCAGGAACAGCAGAATAGCGCGGCGGTGACGACGGCGGACTTTGTGCCGCGTATCCGGGTGATAAAAGAGGATAGCTTCACCACGGCCACGGTCTGCCATCAGTGTGAGGACGCGCCGTGCGCGAATGTCTGTCCGGTACAGGCGATTCGCCGCGATCGGGGGCATATCTTCGTGACGCCATCGCGCTGCATTGGTTGTAAAAGCTGTATGCTGGCTTGCCCGTTTGGCGCGATGACCGTGGTGGCGTCCGCGTCAGGCGCGCAGGCGATTAAATGCGATCTTTGCTGGCATCGGGAAGCGGGGCCGGCATGCGTGGAAGCCTGCCCGACCCAGGCGTTACAGTGCGTTGACGCAACACACGTGCAGCGCCAGCGCCTCTATTCTCAACCTTTCTGA
- the ulaD gene encoding 3-keto-L-gulonate-6-phosphate decarboxylase, whose product MIRRPLLQLALDHTNLQTAQRDVALLRDHVDIIEAGTILCLTEGLGAVKALRDQCPDKTIVADWKVADAGETLAQQAFGAGADWMTIICAAPLATVEKGHAVAQSCGGEIQIELFGNWTLDDARNWYRIGVRQAIYHRGRDAQASGQQWGEADLARMKALSDIGMELSITGGITPADLPLFKDIRVKAFIAGRALAGASHPAQVAAEFHTQINAIWGKPHA is encoded by the coding sequence ATGATACGCCGACCATTACTGCAACTGGCGCTTGACCATACCAATCTTCAGACAGCGCAGCGTGATGTTGCTCTATTACGAGACCACGTCGATATCATTGAGGCTGGCACCATTCTCTGTTTAACCGAAGGACTCGGCGCGGTGAAGGCCCTGCGCGACCAGTGCCCGGATAAAACCATCGTCGCCGACTGGAAGGTGGCCGATGCCGGTGAAACTCTGGCGCAGCAGGCCTTTGGGGCAGGCGCCGACTGGATGACCATCATCTGCGCCGCGCCGCTCGCCACCGTCGAAAAGGGCCACGCGGTGGCGCAATCCTGCGGCGGTGAAATTCAGATAGAACTGTTCGGCAACTGGACGCTGGATGACGCCCGTAACTGGTATCGCATCGGGGTACGTCAGGCGATTTACCATCGCGGACGCGACGCGCAGGCCAGCGGGCAGCAGTGGGGCGAGGCGGATCTGGCGCGCATGAAGGCGCTGTCGGATATCGGTATGGAACTGTCGATTACCGGTGGTATTACGCCTGCCGATCTGCCGTTATTCAAAGACATCCGCGTGAAAGCGTTTATCGCCGGGCGCGCGCTGGCGGGTGCGTCCCATCCGGCGCAGGTCGCCGCCGAATTCCACACGCAAATTAACGCCATCTGGGGGAAGCCACATGCGTAG
- the SBOV37551 gene encoding YiaX1 — MKNNTGYIIGAYPCAPSFHQKSEEEETEFWRQLSDTPHIRGLEQPCLEHLHPLGDEWLLRHTPGSWRLVVTAIMETMRRRSENGGFGLASSDEEQRKACVEYYRHLYQKINKLNAKTPGKVMALELHAAPMANNPNVAQATEAFARSLKEIAHWDWSCALVLEHCDAMTGPAPRKGFLPLENVLETLADYDISVCVNWARSAIEGRDITLPLAHTQQVKQAGKLGALMFSGTTLDGEYGEWQDLHAPFAPFCPQSLMTAEHAHELLACVEETPLHFAGIKLLEINASADVSHRVAILRDGIAALNKTKQ; from the coding sequence ATGAAAAATAATACCGGTTATATTATCGGTGCGTACCCTTGTGCACCCTCATTTCACCAGAAGAGTGAAGAGGAAGAGACGGAATTCTGGCGACAACTCTCCGATACGCCGCATATTCGCGGACTGGAGCAACCTTGCCTTGAACATCTTCATCCGCTCGGCGACGAGTGGTTATTGCGCCATACGCCAGGAAGCTGGCGCCTTGTCGTGACGGCAATCATGGAAACTATGCGCCGCCGCAGCGAAAACGGCGGTTTTGGATTAGCGTCCAGTGACGAGGAACAGCGTAAAGCCTGCGTGGAATACTACCGTCATCTTTATCAGAAGATAAATAAACTCAATGCGAAAACCCCCGGCAAAGTGATGGCGCTGGAGCTTCATGCCGCACCGATGGCGAATAACCCAAACGTCGCCCAGGCTACCGAGGCTTTTGCCCGCTCGCTCAAAGAGATTGCTCACTGGGACTGGTCCTGCGCGCTGGTGCTGGAACATTGTGATGCGATGACCGGCCCCGCGCCGCGCAAGGGCTTTTTACCTTTAGAGAACGTGCTGGAGACCCTTGCCGACTACGACATCAGCGTGTGCGTTAACTGGGCGCGTTCGGCCATTGAAGGGCGGGATATCACCCTGCCGCTAGCCCATACGCAACAGGTCAAACAGGCCGGAAAACTCGGCGCGCTGATGTTTTCCGGCACAACGCTGGATGGAGAGTACGGTGAATGGCAAGACTTACACGCGCCGTTCGCCCCTTTCTGCCCGCAAAGTCTGATGACAGCGGAACATGCGCATGAATTATTGGCCTGCGTGGAAGAAACGCCCTTACATTTTGCGGGCATTAAATTACTGGAAATTAATGCCAGTGCCGATGTCAGCCACCGCGTAGCGATATTACGCGACGGCATCGCGGCACTAAATAAAACAAAACAATAA
- the dlgD gene encoding 2,3-diketo-L-gulonate reductase produces the protein MKVTFEQSKAAFNRVLLSRGVATDTADACAEMFARTTESGVYSHGVNRFPRFIQQLDNGDIIPEAKPQRVTSLGAIEQWDAQRAIGNLTAKKMMDRAIELASDHGIGLVALRNANHWMRGGSYGWQAAEKGYIGICWTNSIAVMPPWGAKECRIGTNPLIVAIPSTPITMVDMSMSMFSYGMLEVNRLAGRELPVDGGFDDNGQLTKEPGVIEKNRRILPMGYWKGSGLSIVLDMIATLLSNGSSVAEVTQENSDEYGVSQIFIAIEVDKLIDGATRDAKLQRIMDFITTAERADDNVAIRLPGHEFTKLLDENRRHGITVDDSVWAKIQAL, from the coding sequence ATGAAAGTGACTTTTGAGCAGTCGAAAGCGGCGTTTAACCGGGTACTGCTTTCACGCGGCGTGGCAACGGATACTGCTGACGCCTGCGCGGAAATGTTCGCTCGCACCACCGAGTCCGGCGTTTATTCACACGGCGTGAACCGCTTTCCCCGCTTCATTCAGCAACTGGACAATGGCGACATCATTCCTGAGGCAAAGCCACAGCGCGTGACCAGCCTGGGGGCCATTGAGCAGTGGGACGCACAGCGCGCTATTGGCAACCTGACGGCGAAAAAGATGATGGATCGGGCCATTGAACTGGCCTCCGACCACGGCATCGGTCTGGTGGCGCTACGCAATGCCAACCACTGGATGCGCGGCGGCAGCTACGGCTGGCAGGCGGCGGAAAAAGGCTACATCGGCATCTGCTGGACCAACTCGATTGCCGTCATGCCGCCGTGGGGCGCGAAAGAGTGTCGTATCGGCACTAACCCGCTGATCGTCGCGATCCCTTCCACGCCGATCACGATGGTGGATATGTCAATGTCCATGTTCTCTTACGGGATGTTAGAAGTTAACCGTCTGGCGGGCCGCGAACTGCCAGTGGACGGCGGTTTCGACGATAATGGTCAGTTGACCAAAGAACCGGGCGTGATCGAGAAAAATCGCCGTATCCTGCCGATGGGTTACTGGAAAGGCTCTGGCCTGTCGATCGTGCTGGATATGATTGCCACGCTACTTTCCAACGGCTCTTCCGTTGCCGAAGTGACGCAGGAAAACAGCGACGAATACGGCGTATCGCAGATTTTCATCGCTATTGAAGTCGATAAGCTGATCGATGGCGCTACGCGTGACGCCAAACTACAACGAATCATGGATTTTATTACTACCGCCGAACGCGCCGACGACAACGTCGCTATTCGGCTGCCTGGCCACGAATTTACCAAACTGCTCGATGAAAACCGCCGTCACGGCATCACCGTTGATGACAGCGTCTGGGCCAAAATTCAGGCGCTGTAA
- the tabA_1 gene encoding Sugar isomerase involved in processing of exogenous sialic acid, which produces MIFGHIAQPNPCRLPSTIEQALDFLRNTDFRTQTPGVVEIDGKNIFAQIIDLTTRDAAENRPEVHRRYLDIQFLAWGEEKIGVAIDTGNNQISESLLEQRDIIFYHDSEHESFIEMIPGSYALFFPQDVHRPCCNKSVATPIRKIVVKVAIDVL; this is translated from the coding sequence ATGATCTTTGGACATATCGCGCAGCCTAATCCGTGCCGGCTACCGTCGACCATAGAGCAGGCGCTCGATTTCCTGCGTAATACGGACTTTCGCACCCAGACGCCGGGCGTGGTGGAGATCGACGGTAAAAACATTTTTGCGCAGATTATCGATTTAACCACGCGCGACGCCGCCGAAAATCGACCGGAAGTACATCGCCGCTATCTGGATATTCAGTTTTTGGCCTGGGGTGAAGAGAAAATTGGGGTTGCCATTGATACCGGTAATAATCAAATCAGCGAATCATTATTAGAACAGCGCGATATTATTTTTTATCACGACAGTGAACATGAATCATTCATTGAAATGATACCGGGAAGTTACGCCCTGTTTTTCCCGCAGGATGTTCATCGTCCATGTTGTAATAAAAGCGTTGCTACACCGATACGGAAAATAGTCGTAAAAGTCGCCATAGACGTTTTATAA
- the rhmT gene encoding major facilitator superfamily protein — protein MNMTSRSTQKNIPRQRWLRIIPPILIACIISYMDRVNIAFAMPGGMDAELGISATMAGLAGGIFFIGYLFLQVPGGKIAVHGSGKKFIGWSLVAWAIISVLTGIITNQYQLLILRFLLGVAEGGMLPVVLTMISNWFPDAERGRANAIVIMFVPIAGIVTAPLSGWIITVLDWRWLFIIEGLLSVVVLVLWSYTVYDRPQEARWISTAEKNYLVETLAAEQKAIAGTEVKNASLGAVLSDKTMWQLIALNFFYQTGIYGYTLWLPTILKELTHSSMGQVGMLAILPYVGAIAGMFLFSSLSDRTGKRKLFVCLPLIGFALCMFLSVALKSHIWLAYAAPVGCGFFLQSAAGVFWTIPARLFSAEMAGGARGVINALGNLGGFCGPYAVGVLITLYSKDAGVYCLAISLALAALMALLLPAKCDAGATPAKTMTPRKHAA, from the coding sequence ATGAACATGACCTCTCGCTCTACACAAAAAAATATACCGCGTCAGCGCTGGCTACGCATTATTCCACCGATCCTAATCGCCTGTATTATTTCTTATATGGACCGCGTTAATATCGCCTTTGCGATGCCGGGAGGAATGGATGCCGAACTGGGTATTTCCGCCACCATGGCGGGGCTGGCAGGCGGTATATTCTTTATCGGTTATCTGTTTTTACAGGTTCCCGGCGGCAAAATTGCCGTCCACGGCAGCGGTAAGAAATTTATCGGCTGGTCGCTGGTCGCATGGGCGATAATCTCCGTCCTGACGGGCATAATTACTAACCAGTACCAACTGCTTATCCTGCGCTTTTTACTGGGCGTGGCGGAAGGCGGTATGTTGCCCGTCGTGCTGACGATGATCAGCAACTGGTTCCCTGATGCCGAACGTGGTCGCGCCAACGCGATTGTGATTATGTTTGTGCCGATTGCCGGGATCGTCACCGCCCCGCTCTCCGGCTGGATCATTACCGTTCTTGACTGGCGCTGGCTGTTCATTATTGAAGGCCTGCTCTCTGTTGTGGTCCTGGTGCTATGGTCCTACACCGTTTATGACCGCCCGCAGGAAGCGCGCTGGATCTCGACTGCCGAGAAAAATTACCTGGTTGAGACGCTAGCCGCCGAGCAAAAAGCGATTGCTGGCACCGAAGTTAAAAACGCCTCTCTCGGCGCGGTGCTTTCCGACAAAACAATGTGGCAGCTTATCGCGCTGAACTTCTTCTATCAGACCGGCATTTACGGTTATACCCTGTGGTTGCCGACCATTCTGAAAGAGTTGACTCACAGCAGCATGGGTCAGGTCGGGATGCTCGCCATTCTGCCTTACGTCGGCGCGATTGCCGGGATGTTTCTGTTCTCCTCCCTCTCTGACCGTACCGGTAAACGCAAACTGTTCGTCTGCCTGCCGCTGATTGGCTTCGCCCTGTGCATGTTCCTGTCGGTAGCCTTGAAAAGCCACATTTGGCTGGCGTATGCGGCGCCGGTTGGCTGCGGATTCTTCCTGCAATCGGCGGCGGGCGTGTTCTGGACTATCCCGGCGCGTCTGTTCAGCGCGGAAATGGCAGGCGGCGCACGCGGGGTGATCAACGCGCTCGGCAACCTCGGCGGCTTCTGCGGTCCTTACGCGGTAGGTGTCTTAATCACCCTCTACAGCAAAGACGCTGGCGTCTATTGCCTGGCGATCTCCCTCGCCTTAGCCGCACTGATGGCCCTGCTTCTACCCGCGAAATGTGATGCGGGCGCAACGCCAGCAAAAACGATGACCCCACGCAAACACGCGGCCTGA
- the ulaE_1 gene encoding L-xylulose 5-phosphate 3-epimerase: protein MRSHPLGIYEKALAKDLSWPERLVLAKSCGFDFVEMSVDETDERLSRLDWSATQRASLVTAMLETGVAIPSMCLSAHRRFPFGSRDEAIRERAREITTKAIRLARDLGIRTIQLAGYDVYYKEHDEGTQQRFADGLAWAVEQAAAAQVMLAVEIMDTAFMNSISKWKKWDEMLASPWFTVYPDVGNLSAWGNDVTAELKLGIDRIAAIHLKDTQPVTAQSPGQFRDVPFGEGCVDFVGIFKTLHELNYRGAFLIEMWTEKAKEPVLEIIQARRWIEARMQEGGFTC from the coding sequence ATGCGTAGCCATCCGTTAGGGATCTATGAGAAAGCTCTGGCGAAAGATCTCAGTTGGCCGGAACGACTGGTGCTGGCGAAAAGCTGCGGTTTTGATTTTGTCGAGATGTCTGTGGATGAGACTGACGAACGCCTGTCGCGTCTGGACTGGAGCGCAACGCAGCGCGCCTCGCTGGTGACCGCGATGCTGGAAACTGGCGTCGCCATCCCGTCGATGTGTCTGTCTGCCCATCGCCGTTTCCCGTTTGGCAGCCGCGATGAAGCGATTCGCGAGCGGGCGCGGGAGATCACGACCAAAGCCATTCGTCTGGCGCGCGATCTCGGTATCCGCACCATTCAACTGGCGGGTTATGACGTCTATTACAAAGAGCATGACGAAGGCACCCAGCAGCGTTTTGCCGACGGTCTGGCGTGGGCAGTAGAGCAGGCCGCCGCCGCGCAGGTCATGCTGGCAGTCGAGATCATGGACACCGCCTTTATGAACTCCATCAGCAAGTGGAAAAAGTGGGACGAGATGCTCGCCTCGCCGTGGTTCACCGTCTACCCGGACGTCGGCAATCTCAGCGCCTGGGGAAACGACGTGACCGCCGAGCTGAAGCTGGGCATCGATCGTATCGCCGCTATCCATTTGAAAGACACACAGCCGGTCACTGCGCAAAGCCCCGGACAGTTTCGCGACGTGCCGTTTGGCGAAGGGTGTGTGGATTTTGTCGGCATCTTCAAAACGCTGCATGAACTGAACTATCGCGGCGCATTTCTGATTGAGATGTGGACAGAGAAAGCAAAAGAGCCGGTGCTGGAGATTATCCAGGCGCGGCGCTGGATAGAAGCGCGTATGCAGGAAGGAGGATTCACATGTTAG
- the yiaJ gene encoding transcriptional regulator, with amino-acid sequence MAKKESEMTHDKERPAGSQSLFRGLMLIEILSNYPNGCPLAHLSELAGLNKSTVHRLLQGLQSCGYVTPAPAAGSYRLTTKFIAVGQKALSSLNIIHVAAPHLEALNIATGETINFSSREDDHAILIYKLEPTTGMLRTRAYIGQHMPLYCSAMGKIYMAFGQPDYVASYWESHKDQIQPLTRNTITGLPAMYDELAQIRETSMAMDREENELGVSCIAVPVFDIHHRVPYAISISLSTSRLKQIGEKNLLKPLRETAQAISNELGFTVRE; translated from the coding sequence ATGGCTAAAAAAGAAAGCGAAATGACGCACGACAAAGAGAGACCAGCCGGAAGTCAAAGCCTGTTTCGAGGATTAATGCTGATTGAGATCCTCAGTAACTACCCGAATGGGTGTCCACTGGCGCATCTTTCGGAACTGGCGGGGCTAAACAAAAGCACCGTCCATCGGTTGTTGCAGGGGCTACAATCATGCGGATACGTCACGCCTGCGCCCGCCGCCGGAAGCTACCGTTTGACCACCAAATTTATCGCTGTCGGGCAGAAGGCGCTGTCATCTCTGAACATCATCCATGTTGCTGCGCCGCATCTTGAAGCGCTAAATATCGCGACCGGCGAGACCATTAACTTTTCCAGCCGTGAAGACGATCACGCGATTTTGATTTATAAACTGGAGCCGACCACCGGTATGCTGCGTACCCGCGCCTATATTGGCCAGCATATGCCGCTCTACTGCTCGGCGATGGGGAAAATTTATATGGCGTTTGGTCAGCCGGATTATGTGGCGTCTTACTGGGAAAGCCATAAAGATCAGATCCAGCCGCTGACTCGCAACACCATTACCGGTTTACCAGCGATGTACGATGAGCTGGCGCAAATTCGTGAAACCAGCATGGCGATGGACCGCGAAGAAAATGAGCTGGGCGTCTCCTGTATTGCCGTGCCAGTGTTTGATATTCACCATCGAGTGCCTTACGCCATTTCTATTTCGCTGTCGACGTCACGGCTAAAACAGATCGGCGAGAAAAATCTGCTCAAACCGTTGCGTGAAACCGCACAGGCTATCTCTAATGAGCTGGGATTTACCGTTCGCGAATAA